The Periplaneta americana isolate PAMFEO1 chromosome 9, P.americana_PAMFEO1_priV1, whole genome shotgun sequence genome contains a region encoding:
- the LOC138706277 gene encoding U-scoloptoxin(16)-Er13a-like isoform X2 → MVWAPSEDCPKECGDCDSHAIGEKWAGRSTSFCARIACDKTSDGIVYSAVPCSEFQIPPDMKNCHVQPGKTGATYPDCCPSPVCKDD, encoded by the exons ACTGTCCGAAAGAATGTGGCGACTGTGACTCACACGCAATCGGAGAAAAATGGGCTGGGAGGTCCACTTCATTCTGCGCCCGCATCGCGTGCGACAAGACCTCCGACGGGATTGTCTACTCTGCGGTGCC ATGCAGTGAATTCCAGATACCTCCTGACATGAAGAATTGCCACGTGCAGCCTGGAAAAACAGGCGCAACATATCCAGATTGCTGCCCTAGTCCCGTCTGCAAAGACGACTAG